In the Microbispora sp. ZYX-F-249 genome, one interval contains:
- a CDS encoding GMC family oxidoreductase, giving the protein MEHVDAVVVGSGFGGAVAAYRLAEAGLSVVVLERGRAYAPGDFPRGPAQLGRAFWDPAEGLYGMYDIWSFSDCDSVVASGLGGGSLIYANVMLRKDEDWFVHEQALPGGGYESWPVTRADLDPHYDAVERMIGVAPYPLSHPGFDGTLKTLAMRDAAAELGLDWRLPPLAVSFAPSPDAEPCQGVPVAAAAYGNLHGVPRRTCRLCGECDIGCNDGAKNSLDHTYLSAARHHGADLRTLHEVRRVRPRVGGGYDVQYVEHMPRGDDTAEDGDGPPRSTGPHTISCDRLVLAAGTYGTSHLLLKNRAAFPGLSAALGTRFCGNGDMLAFLLRATDRSRTRPIRASRGPVITSAIRLDDGADGRGAYIEDGGYPEFVDYLAEGAAMGPGRVARFLLRRLRNIVTHDTNLSAEFADLIGRGELSGTSLPLLGMGRDVPDGRLRLRDGRLDVEWTAETSEDYFDRVRAIMRRIGDVLGAEYADSPPWWRRRVMTVHPLGGAPMGLHPGEGVCDAYGEVFGFPGLYVADGAALPGPVGANPSLTIAALADRMCTRILETRAAVTAPVAKLSPIEAEAVPVGAAARPADAPEAPAAAADGPRAFAAGPQDEPSVFEGRTSLWFVEEMRGLLLPGPPGRAARGGPAGGFPFAFRLTITIDDIERFLTDPGHEARAEGWIEADLCGGRRPLARGSFNLFVPGETAGQRCMRYRLHFYDADGRPRTLAGHKEIQPGAPTRLWLDTSTLHARLLEGHVEEDGDERAAVVATGALRILPSDLVRMLTTFRTAGPDGTAAVARFCRFFLGELWEVYGPG; this is encoded by the coding sequence ATGGAACACGTCGACGCGGTCGTGGTCGGTTCGGGCTTCGGTGGCGCGGTCGCCGCCTACCGCCTCGCCGAGGCGGGGCTGTCGGTGGTCGTCCTGGAGCGGGGCAGGGCGTACGCGCCGGGCGACTTCCCGCGCGGCCCGGCCCAGCTCGGCCGGGCCTTCTGGGACCCGGCCGAGGGCCTGTACGGGATGTACGACATCTGGAGCTTCTCCGACTGCGACTCGGTGGTGGCCAGCGGCCTCGGCGGCGGCTCGCTCATCTACGCCAACGTCATGCTGCGCAAGGACGAGGACTGGTTCGTCCACGAGCAGGCGCTGCCCGGCGGCGGCTACGAGTCGTGGCCGGTGACCAGGGCCGACCTCGATCCGCACTACGACGCGGTCGAGCGCATGATCGGCGTGGCGCCGTACCCGCTCAGCCATCCCGGCTTCGACGGCACGCTGAAGACCCTCGCCATGCGGGACGCGGCGGCCGAGCTGGGGCTCGACTGGAGGCTTCCGCCGCTGGCCGTCAGCTTCGCGCCGTCGCCGGACGCGGAGCCCTGCCAGGGCGTGCCGGTCGCCGCCGCGGCGTACGGCAACCTGCACGGCGTGCCGCGCCGTACGTGCCGGTTGTGCGGCGAGTGCGACATCGGCTGCAACGACGGCGCGAAGAACAGCCTCGACCACACCTACCTGTCGGCCGCCCGGCACCACGGCGCGGACCTGCGCACGCTGCACGAGGTGCGGCGCGTCCGGCCGCGGGTGGGCGGCGGCTACGACGTGCAGTACGTCGAGCACATGCCGCGCGGGGACGACACGGCCGAGGACGGCGACGGGCCGCCGCGGTCGACCGGGCCGCACACGATCAGCTGCGACCGGCTCGTCCTGGCCGCCGGCACGTACGGCACGTCGCATCTGCTGCTGAAGAACCGGGCGGCCTTCCCCGGCCTGAGCGCGGCCCTCGGCACGCGCTTCTGCGGCAACGGGGACATGCTGGCGTTCCTGCTGCGGGCCACCGACCGGAGCAGGACCCGGCCCATCCGGGCGAGCCGCGGACCGGTCATCACCAGCGCGATCCGGCTCGACGACGGCGCGGACGGGCGCGGCGCCTACATCGAGGACGGCGGCTATCCCGAGTTCGTCGACTACCTGGCCGAGGGCGCGGCCATGGGGCCCGGCCGCGTCGCGCGGTTCCTGCTGCGGCGGCTGCGCAACATCGTCACCCACGACACCAACCTGTCCGCGGAGTTCGCCGACCTGATCGGCCGGGGCGAGCTGTCGGGCACCTCGCTGCCGCTGCTCGGCATGGGCCGCGACGTCCCCGACGGAAGGCTGCGCCTGCGGGACGGCCGCCTCGACGTGGAGTGGACGGCCGAGACGAGCGAGGACTACTTCGACCGGGTGCGTGCCATCATGCGAAGGATCGGCGACGTGCTCGGCGCGGAGTACGCCGACAGTCCGCCATGGTGGCGCAGACGGGTCATGACCGTGCATCCGCTGGGCGGCGCGCCGATGGGCCTCCATCCGGGCGAAGGGGTGTGCGACGCGTACGGGGAGGTCTTCGGGTTCCCCGGGCTGTACGTCGCGGACGGCGCGGCCCTTCCCGGGCCGGTCGGCGCCAACCCGTCGCTGACGATCGCCGCGCTCGCCGACCGCATGTGCACCAGGATCCTGGAGACCCGCGCGGCCGTCACCGCGCCCGTGGCGAAGCTGTCCCCGATCGAGGCGGAGGCCGTGCCGGTGGGGGCGGCGGCCCGGCCGGCGGACGCCCCCGAAGCTCCGGCCGCCGCCGCGGACGGCCCGCGCGCCTTCGCGGCGGGCCCGCAGGACGAGCCGAGCGTGTTCGAGGGCCGCACCTCGCTGTGGTTCGTGGAGGAGATGCGGGGCCTCCTGCTGCCCGGCCCGCCCGGCCGCGCGGCCCGTGGCGGTCCGGCCGGAGGCTTCCCGTTCGCCTTCCGCCTCACGATCACGATCGACGACATCGAGCGTTTCCTCACCGACCCCGGGCACGAGGCCAGGGCGGAGGGCTGGATCGAGGCCGACCTGTGCGGCGGCAGGCGGCCCCTCGCCCGGGGGTCGTTCAACCTGTTCGTCCCCGGCGAGACGGCCGGGCAGCGGTGCATGCGCTACCGCCTGCACTTCTACGACGCCGACGGCCGTCCCCGGACGCTGGCCGGGCACAAGGAGATCCAGCCGGGCGCACCGACCCGCCTGTGGCTGGACACCTCCACCCTGCACGCCCGCCTGCTGGAGGGACACGTCGAGGAGGACGGGGACGAGCGGGCGGCCGTGGTCGCCACGGGGGCGCTGCGCATCCTGCCGTCCGACCTCGTGCGGATGCTCACCACCTTCCGTACGGCAGGCCCGGACGGCACGGCGGCGGTGGCCCGCTTCTGCCGCTTCTTCCTCGGCGAGCTGTGGGAGGTCTACGGCCCGGGCTGA
- a CDS encoding molybdopterin oxidoreductase family protein, whose translation MLDRIADPRGRRTPYGPPDAVERLAAALPSHMRDALPSVIRLGSPWPVRVDVFLEDGLTEQQVEHWARAVSAAGWGDNAIDLAVRGGRVAGVRGRAGDRVNHGRLDPREWHAWQPRAGRLTRPLVREDGRLVEATWEAAMDRVVARSRELLARPGGWGRLAFHTGTRLFLEEHYTLAVIGKAGIGTPHMDGDTRWGAAAAAAALAASFGADGQPGSYTDVDHCDALALWGHDCAATHPVLWERMLDRRLGPGPPAMIVVGPEGTAAAGEADVHLDVRPGTNVALLNGLLHELIAGGWHDAAYVAAHTVGFEHLWRTVEAYPAKRAAEICGVPVALIEQAAEILGAAERLVSTVGRDFLGSNQATAAACQVNNVHLLRGMLGRPGAGLFQLGGPGCDALEAGSAADLPGLRNWADTGHVRELADLWNVDPAVIPHWGPATHAGQILRYAEEGSVGLLWITASDPAATMPGLGRILGREDLFVVVQDPYLTETARLADVVLPAAAWGERTGTVTGADRTVHLCEKAVEPPGEARTDLDILLDYARRMDLRDRDGRPLVHWTDAESAFEAWKACTRGRPCDHTGITYERLRAGGVQWPCAPSSSQGVERLYAGGRFATGPGHCQTFGADLATGAEYGEERYRTVDPGGRAFLHAAEFEPSAEVADDEHPLVLTTRRALRRFPARLARLGDTLPGPCLEVHPGDAAALGVEGGDLVRVESPLGVLEAVARLSGVRPGAVVLLLDGQGEAVTRTAEELTLTAWDAVSRRPLRTAVAVRLVRAGRRGDASLEEGLCSAAARLGRGVTARPEVTAAAGGGEAPERYEEV comes from the coding sequence GTGCTGGACCGGATCGCCGATCCCAGGGGGCGGCGCACGCCGTACGGACCTCCCGACGCGGTGGAGCGGCTGGCGGCGGCCCTGCCGAGCCACATGCGCGACGCGCTCCCTTCGGTCATCCGTCTCGGCAGCCCCTGGCCGGTGCGGGTGGACGTGTTCCTGGAGGACGGCCTCACCGAGCAGCAGGTCGAGCACTGGGCCCGCGCCGTGTCGGCGGCGGGCTGGGGCGACAACGCCATCGACCTCGCGGTGCGCGGCGGCCGCGTGGCCGGCGTACGCGGCCGGGCCGGCGACCGCGTCAACCACGGCAGGCTCGACCCCCGGGAGTGGCACGCCTGGCAGCCGCGCGCGGGACGGCTGACCCGCCCGCTGGTCCGCGAGGACGGGCGGCTGGTCGAGGCCACATGGGAGGCCGCGATGGACCGCGTGGTCGCGAGGTCGAGGGAGCTGCTCGCCCGCCCCGGCGGCTGGGGCCGTCTCGCCTTCCACACGGGCACGCGGCTGTTCCTGGAGGAGCACTACACCCTCGCGGTCATCGGCAAGGCGGGGATCGGCACCCCGCACATGGACGGCGACACCCGCTGGGGCGCGGCGGCCGCCGCGGCCGCGCTCGCGGCGAGCTTCGGCGCCGACGGACAGCCCGGCTCCTACACCGACGTGGACCACTGCGACGCGCTCGCGCTGTGGGGGCACGACTGCGCCGCCACCCATCCCGTGCTGTGGGAGCGGATGCTCGACCGGCGGCTCGGGCCCGGACCGCCCGCCATGATCGTGGTCGGGCCCGAGGGAACGGCGGCCGCCGGGGAGGCCGACGTCCACCTCGACGTGCGTCCCGGCACCAACGTGGCGCTGCTCAACGGACTGCTGCACGAACTGATCGCGGGCGGCTGGCACGACGCGGCGTACGTCGCCGCGCACACCGTCGGCTTCGAGCACCTGTGGCGAACCGTCGAGGCGTACCCCGCCAAACGGGCGGCGGAGATCTGCGGGGTGCCGGTCGCGCTCATCGAGCAGGCCGCCGAGATCCTGGGCGCGGCCGAGCGGCTGGTGTCGACGGTGGGCCGGGACTTCCTGGGCTCCAACCAGGCGACCGCCGCGGCCTGCCAGGTCAACAACGTCCACCTGCTGCGCGGCATGCTGGGCCGTCCGGGGGCCGGGCTGTTCCAGCTCGGCGGGCCCGGGTGCGACGCGCTGGAGGCGGGTTCGGCCGCGGACCTGCCCGGGCTGCGCAACTGGGCCGACACGGGGCACGTACGCGAGCTGGCGGACCTGTGGAACGTCGACCCCGCCGTCATCCCGCACTGGGGGCCCGCCACGCACGCCGGCCAGATCCTCAGGTACGCCGAGGAAGGGTCGGTCGGGCTGCTGTGGATCACCGCGTCCGATCCCGCGGCCACGATGCCCGGCCTCGGCCGGATCCTCGGCCGGGAGGACCTGTTCGTCGTGGTCCAGGATCCGTACCTGACCGAGACCGCGCGGCTGGCCGACGTGGTGCTCCCGGCGGCGGCCTGGGGAGAGAGGACCGGCACCGTCACCGGCGCCGACCGCACGGTGCACCTGTGCGAGAAGGCGGTCGAACCGCCGGGGGAGGCCAGGACGGACCTCGACATCCTGCTCGACTACGCGCGGCGGATGGACCTGCGCGACCGGGACGGCCGGCCGCTCGTGCACTGGACGGACGCCGAGTCGGCGTTCGAGGCGTGGAAGGCGTGCACCAGGGGCCGTCCGTGCGACCACACCGGGATCACCTACGAGCGGCTGCGGGCCGGTGGCGTCCAGTGGCCCTGCGCGCCCTCCAGCTCCCAGGGCGTCGAGCGCCTGTACGCCGGAGGGCGCTTCGCCACCGGCCCCGGCCACTGCCAGACGTTCGGGGCCGACCTCGCCACGGGGGCCGAGTACGGCGAGGAGCGGTACCGCACCGTGGACCCCGGGGGACGGGCCTTCCTCCACGCCGCCGAATTCGAGCCGTCCGCCGAGGTCGCCGACGACGAGCACCCCCTGGTCCTCACCACCCGCCGGGCGCTGCGCCGCTTTCCCGCCCGGCTGGCGCGGCTCGGCGACACTCTGCCCGGGCCGTGCCTGGAGGTCCATCCGGGCGACGCGGCGGCACTGGGCGTCGAGGGCGGCGACCTCGTCCGGGTCGAGTCGCCCCTGGGCGTGCTGGAGGCCGTCGCGCGCCTGTCGGGCGTACGCCCCGGAGCCGTGGTCCTGCTGCTCGACGGACAGGGCGAGGCCGTGACACGGACGGCGGAGGAGCTCACGCTCACCGCCTGGGACGCGGTGTCCCGCCGGCCGCTGCGCACGGCCGTGGCGGTCCGGCTGGTGAGGGCCGGGCGGCGCGGGGACGCCTCGCTGGAGGAGGGCCTCTGCTCCGCCGCCGCGCGCCTCGGCCGCGGTGTGACCGCACGGCCCGAGGTGACGGCCGCAGCGGGAGGAGGGGAGGCGCCGGAGCGGTACGAGGAGGTCTGA
- a CDS encoding helix-turn-helix transcriptional regulator, with translation MDGRAAGPVVPGTAAPLVGRRDALAALNGAMAASRRDGFQFLALVGEPGAGKTRLLGELMAMAGRDGFTPLWGRAAEYEQMLPYSALVDALDDHIDARRDEVVRAVGTGQAALLSGVFPGLASGGGPAGDEPALADDRSGLARYRLYRAVRHLVGALAGPSGLLLVLDDVHWADDGTMEFLDHVVRHPPAGPVLMAVAYRPAQAAPRVARLAAAAGPRGHEVAVGPLSAAEVRQFLGPGVSRGRGTALYEASGGNPFYLEALARMGGTDVTELPPTVLAALQVELGDLSPGALLVAQAAAVAADEFEPAIAAVAAEVPPEAMLAALDELVERDIVRSAGGRFRFRHPLVRRAVYESAAAGWRLGAHARIAAHLAGLGAPATVQAHHVEHSGSFGDQRAVEVLVAAARAVTAHAPATSAHWLQAALRLMPEDAATREGRLALMMELSWAQGISGRLAEGRDTARELLRMLPEDDYPRRGRAARVCALMERQLDRPHEARALLLDELSRMPNPRAAAAVPMRMRLVAESMMRVDFRAAQAVLDLMPDSADDWEPGLAVAVAALRPMPALAAGRTDDALRYAEIAGKLLADAPDEHLSEWLDAIAWLCWAESHLGRYGEALRHFDRAAAVARSTGQSYILTNLLAGRAKTLVAMGRLAEAAATAEESVEGARLLDSGQQLVFALTQVCLVESWSGDDDAALRAGEEAVHRGVGAGETWEATARYARGQALVNAGRYAEGVEAVLDACNRFESPRLDPGTLLQACETLAYADASLVTSTGTGTGTGTDAEADAEADAEADAARWAALAARLEDPRLPAYCGFAALARAHALSPRDPGAAAAAAEEAAAQLGAGERRLDAGRALLTAGLARLGTPDGRARAREHLRAAAEIFDSCGARALKARTERELRRLGVRVGGGATTAAGGDAPRFGLSPRELEVALLVAEGLTNQQVAERLFLSVRTVETHLSRIFAKLEVTSRVGVATALKR, from the coding sequence ATGGATGGACGCGCGGCCGGGCCGGTCGTTCCGGGCACTGCCGCGCCGCTCGTCGGACGACGGGACGCGCTGGCCGCGCTGAACGGCGCGATGGCCGCGAGCCGGCGGGACGGGTTCCAGTTCCTCGCGCTGGTGGGCGAGCCGGGTGCGGGCAAGACGCGGCTGCTCGGCGAGCTGATGGCGATGGCGGGCCGGGACGGCTTCACCCCGCTGTGGGGGCGCGCCGCCGAATACGAGCAGATGCTGCCCTACAGCGCCCTGGTGGACGCGCTCGACGACCACATCGACGCCCGCCGCGACGAGGTCGTGCGGGCCGTGGGGACCGGGCAGGCCGCCCTGCTGTCCGGCGTCTTCCCCGGGCTCGCCTCCGGCGGCGGCCCGGCGGGGGACGAACCGGCCCTGGCCGACGACCGCAGCGGCCTGGCCCGCTACCGGCTCTACCGGGCCGTACGTCACCTCGTCGGCGCGCTGGCCGGGCCCTCCGGCCTGCTGCTGGTCCTCGACGACGTCCACTGGGCAGACGACGGCACGATGGAGTTCCTCGACCACGTCGTGCGTCATCCGCCCGCCGGGCCGGTGCTGATGGCCGTGGCCTACCGTCCGGCCCAGGCCGCCCCGCGCGTCGCCAGGCTCGCCGCGGCGGCGGGGCCGCGCGGGCACGAGGTCGCGGTCGGCCCGCTCAGCGCGGCGGAGGTCCGGCAGTTCCTCGGCCCCGGCGTCAGCCGCGGTCGGGGCACGGCGCTGTACGAGGCCAGCGGCGGCAACCCGTTCTACCTCGAGGCGCTGGCCCGGATGGGCGGCACCGACGTGACCGAGCTGCCGCCGACCGTGCTCGCGGCGCTCCAGGTCGAGCTGGGCGACCTGTCTCCCGGGGCGCTGCTGGTGGCCCAGGCGGCCGCCGTGGCCGCCGACGAGTTCGAGCCCGCCATCGCCGCCGTGGCCGCCGAGGTGCCGCCGGAGGCCATGCTCGCCGCGCTGGACGAGCTGGTCGAGCGTGACATCGTCCGCAGTGCGGGCGGCCGGTTCCGCTTCCGCCACCCCCTCGTGCGCCGCGCGGTCTACGAGTCCGCCGCGGCGGGCTGGCGCCTGGGCGCGCACGCGCGCATCGCGGCCCACCTGGCCGGGCTGGGGGCTCCCGCGACGGTGCAGGCCCACCACGTCGAGCACTCCGGGTCGTTCGGCGACCAGCGGGCGGTGGAGGTGCTGGTGGCGGCGGCCCGCGCGGTCACCGCGCACGCGCCGGCCACCTCGGCGCACTGGCTGCAGGCGGCGCTGCGGCTCATGCCGGAGGACGCCGCCACCCGGGAGGGCCGGCTCGCCCTGATGATGGAGCTGAGCTGGGCGCAGGGCATCAGCGGCAGGCTGGCCGAGGGCCGCGACACCGCCCGTGAGCTGCTGCGCATGCTGCCCGAGGACGACTATCCCCGCCGGGGCCGGGCGGCCCGCGTGTGCGCGCTGATGGAGCGCCAGCTCGACCGCCCGCACGAGGCGCGGGCGCTGCTGCTCGACGAGCTGAGCCGCATGCCCAACCCGCGGGCGGCCGCCGCCGTGCCGATGCGGATGCGCCTGGTCGCCGAGAGCATGATGCGGGTGGACTTCCGGGCCGCGCAGGCCGTGCTCGACCTCATGCCCGACAGCGCCGACGACTGGGAGCCCGGCCTCGCGGTCGCGGTCGCGGCGCTGCGCCCGATGCCCGCCCTGGCCGCCGGTCGTACGGACGACGCGCTGCGCTACGCCGAGATCGCCGGCAAGCTGCTCGCGGACGCGCCGGACGAGCACCTGTCCGAATGGCTGGACGCCATCGCCTGGCTGTGCTGGGCCGAGTCCCACCTCGGCCGGTACGGCGAGGCGCTGCGGCACTTCGACCGGGCGGCGGCCGTCGCCCGCTCCACCGGCCAGAGCTACATCCTGACCAACCTCCTGGCGGGCCGGGCCAAGACGCTGGTGGCGATGGGCCGCCTGGCGGAGGCCGCGGCCACCGCCGAGGAGTCCGTCGAGGGCGCGCGGCTGCTCGACTCCGGCCAGCAGCTCGTCTTCGCGCTCACCCAGGTCTGCCTGGTCGAGTCGTGGAGCGGCGACGACGACGCGGCGCTGCGGGCCGGCGAGGAGGCCGTGCACCGCGGTGTCGGGGCAGGCGAGACCTGGGAGGCCACGGCCCGCTACGCGCGCGGGCAGGCCCTGGTCAACGCGGGCAGGTACGCCGAGGGCGTCGAGGCGGTGCTGGACGCGTGCAACCGGTTCGAGTCGCCGCGCCTGGACCCGGGGACGCTGCTCCAGGCGTGCGAGACGCTCGCCTACGCGGACGCCTCCCTGGTAACGAGCACAGGGACGGGCACAGGCACGGGAACGGACGCGGAGGCGGACGCGGAGGCGGACGCGGAGGCGGACGCGGCGCGGTGGGCGGCGCTCGCCGCGCGGCTGGAGGACCCGCGCCTGCCGGCGTACTGCGGTTTCGCCGCGCTCGCCCGCGCCCACGCGCTGTCCCCCCGGGACCCGGGCGCGGCGGCCGCGGCCGCCGAGGAGGCGGCCGCCCAGCTGGGCGCGGGCGAACGGCGGCTGGACGCGGGCCGGGCGCTGCTCACCGCCGGGCTAGCGCGTCTCGGGACGCCGGACGGCCGCGCCCGCGCCCGGGAGCACCTGCGGGCGGCGGCCGAGATCTTCGACTCCTGCGGCGCCCGCGCGCTCAAGGCGCGCACCGAGCGGGAGCTTCGCCGCCTCGGCGTACGGGTGGGCGGCGGCGCGACCACCGCCGCGGGCGGGGACGCCCCCCGGTTCGGGCTCTCGCCCCGGGAGCTGGAGGTGGCGCTGCTCGTCGCCGAGGGGCTGACCAACCAGCAGGTCGCCGAGCGGCTCTTCCTCAGTGTCCGTACGGTGGAGACGCACCTGTCGCGGATCTTCGCCAAGCTGGAGGTCACCTCCCGGGTCGGCGTGGCGACCGCCCTCAAACGGTGA
- the ligD gene encoding non-homologous end-joining DNA ligase translates to MTLELDGRIVKITNPDRVVFPRTGHTKLDLISYYRVVADGAVRGVADRPVILKRFVHGVDKEAFFQKRAPAKRPEWVEVVELSYPSGRTADEVVIRDLACLLWTVNLGCVDLNPHPVRAEDLDHPDELRIDLDPVPGVGWEQIVRVALVARDVLEEHGLTAWPKTSGSRGFHVYARIEPRWTFRDVRRAAEAVAREVERREPDVATSRWWKEERQGVFVDYNQNARDHTVASAYSVRPTGLVSAPLTWDEVPGCRPEDFTLASMPDRYAEVGDPWAGMDERAGSLDALLDLAEAQGPRPDRPAAPPVRGRRQPVMPLVEIARAATREEAMAGLERWKARHPEVARLLRPADVLVDSMRGRSSVWTRIRVNLRHVPEPDRPGQEPLEVDYDPWAQ, encoded by the coding sequence ATGACGCTGGAGCTCGACGGCAGGATCGTGAAGATCACGAATCCGGACCGCGTGGTCTTCCCGCGGACCGGGCACACGAAGCTCGACCTGATCTCCTACTACCGGGTGGTCGCCGATGGCGCGGTGCGCGGCGTGGCCGACCGGCCGGTGATACTCAAGCGCTTCGTGCACGGCGTCGACAAGGAGGCGTTCTTCCAGAAGCGCGCGCCGGCCAAGCGCCCCGAGTGGGTGGAGGTCGTCGAGCTGAGCTACCCCTCCGGCCGTACGGCGGACGAGGTGGTGATCCGCGATCTCGCCTGCCTGCTGTGGACCGTGAACCTGGGCTGCGTCGACCTCAACCCCCATCCCGTGCGGGCCGAGGACCTCGACCACCCGGACGAGCTGCGGATCGACCTCGACCCCGTGCCCGGCGTCGGATGGGAGCAGATCGTCCGGGTCGCCCTGGTCGCCCGCGACGTGCTGGAGGAGCACGGTCTGACCGCCTGGCCCAAGACGTCCGGCTCACGCGGGTTCCACGTCTACGCCCGCATCGAGCCGCGGTGGACCTTCCGCGACGTACGGCGGGCCGCCGAGGCGGTGGCCAGGGAGGTCGAGCGCCGCGAGCCGGACGTCGCCACCAGCCGGTGGTGGAAGGAGGAACGCCAGGGCGTCTTCGTGGACTACAACCAGAACGCCCGCGACCACACCGTCGCCTCCGCCTACTCCGTACGGCCGACCGGCCTCGTCTCGGCCCCGCTGACCTGGGACGAGGTGCCCGGGTGCCGGCCGGAGGACTTCACGCTCGCGTCCATGCCCGACCGCTACGCCGAAGTGGGCGACCCGTGGGCCGGGATGGACGAGCGGGCGGGCTCCCTGGACGCCCTGCTCGACCTGGCCGAGGCCCAGGGCCCGCGGCCGGACAGGCCGGCGGCCCCGCCCGTGCGGGGGCGGCGACAGCCGGTCATGCCGCTCGTCGAGATCGCCAGGGCGGCCACGCGCGAGGAGGCGATGGCCGGGCTCGAGCGGTGGAAGGCCCGCCACCCCGAGGTGGCGCGGCTCCTGCGGCCGGCCGACGTCCTGGTCGACTCCATGCGGGGGCGCAGCTCCGTGTGGACGAGGATCCGGGTCAACCTCCGGCACGTCCCCGAGCCCGACCGGCCCGGCCAGGAACCGCTCGAGGTCGACTACGACCCCTGGGCCCAGTGA
- a CDS encoding alpha/beta hydrolase has protein sequence MGHRIPRFTLDGVGNAEVTVHPFATEDELGLQLTRFRRDDAPAQGAPDDVVLLVHGLTSSSDMFVMPEHTNLVRFLHDSGFGDVWALDFRMSNRFPYAMETRRDTLDDIAQYDHPAALREIRRHVGARRIHVVAHCLGSVTFHMSLFSGAVSGIAGVVANSVALTPRVHPWARLKLTLGPALLEYGTGLSYLDPRFRDAPPLTRRWLLARAVSFLHPECREAACHMQSFMWGSGRPAMYRHRNLARRTHTHERLADLNGACDLHYYRHVRKMVATGRAVKSDPGDPRYATLPDDYLVNAADVDTPILFLTGDRNDVFTDSNIVCHRVLSKAAPGRHELRILPGYGHIDPLIGANAHRDVFPHILDFLKRHSGS, from the coding sequence ATGGGACACCGCATACCCCGGTTCACGCTCGACGGCGTGGGGAACGCCGAGGTCACGGTCCATCCGTTCGCCACCGAGGATGAGCTGGGGTTACAGCTCACCCGGTTCCGCCGGGACGACGCGCCGGCGCAGGGGGCGCCGGATGACGTCGTGCTGCTCGTGCACGGTCTGACCTCGTCGAGCGACATGTTCGTCATGCCGGAGCACACGAACCTGGTCAGGTTCCTGCACGACAGCGGGTTCGGCGACGTGTGGGCGCTGGACTTCCGGATGAGCAACAGGTTTCCGTACGCCATGGAGACCCGCAGGGACACGCTGGACGACATCGCCCAGTACGACCACCCGGCAGCACTGCGCGAGATCCGCCGCCACGTGGGGGCGCGGCGGATCCACGTGGTGGCCCACTGCCTGGGGTCGGTGACCTTCCATATGAGCCTGTTCTCCGGGGCCGTGAGCGGGATCGCCGGCGTGGTCGCCAACAGCGTCGCGCTGACGCCCAGGGTCCACCCCTGGGCACGGCTCAAGCTCACCCTCGGTCCGGCGCTGCTGGAGTACGGCACGGGCCTGTCGTACCTGGACCCCCGGTTCAGGGACGCGCCGCCGCTGACGCGGCGGTGGCTGCTGGCCCGCGCCGTCTCCTTCCTCCATCCCGAGTGCCGGGAGGCGGCCTGCCACATGCAGAGCTTCATGTGGGGCAGCGGCAGGCCCGCGATGTACCGCCACCGCAACCTGGCGCGCAGAACCCATACGCACGAGCGGCTCGCCGACCTCAACGGCGCCTGCGACCTGCACTACTACCGGCATGTGCGGAAGATGGTGGCGACCGGGCGGGCGGTGAAGTCCGACCCCGGCGACCCGCGCTACGCGACGCTGCCCGACGACTATTTGGTCAACGCGGCCGACGTCGACACGCCGATCCTGTTCCTGACCGGTGACCGCAACGACGTCTTCACCGACTCGAACATCGTCTGCCACCGCGTGCTGTCGAAGGCGGCGCCGGGCCGGCACGAGCTGCGGATCCTGCCCGGTTACGGGCACATCGACCCCCTGATCGGGGCGAACGCGCACCGGGACGTCTTCCCGCACATCCTCGACTTCCTGAAGCGGCACAGCGGTAGCTGA